Proteins from a single region of Catenulispora acidiphila DSM 44928:
- a CDS encoding LysR family transcriptional regulator, producing MDLDLAQVRAFVAAAERLHFGQAAEQLAVSQQALSKRIARLEGELGVQLFLRGGHAVELTDAGRRFLEPARQTLAHGDAAVAAARHVERPLRIDYWGHLFAPMRTLAPVIERVGGAVTVETGPGRDLPGVLDALDRSATDVGFGRVHGVGGGVGSGGGGTRDAAYTHRLVRLEPVDVVISEDHRLAGQSEVRPAELRDSVLWCPAALNRLDFFQRFAEHFDITAESGTANLGIDRFLEQVAADPVRFALIPADLELPERTRVRSLPLVEPTPLYAWSLVWRAADPHPGIEPLLRAFADVAGRSRWLEYQPGRDWLPAGDVSEVWHPAERK from the coding sequence ATGGATCTTGATCTGGCGCAGGTGCGGGCGTTCGTCGCGGCGGCGGAGCGGCTGCACTTCGGGCAGGCCGCCGAGCAGCTCGCGGTGAGCCAGCAGGCGCTGTCCAAGCGGATCGCCCGGCTGGAGGGCGAGCTCGGCGTGCAGCTGTTCCTGCGCGGCGGGCACGCGGTCGAGCTGACCGACGCCGGCCGCCGCTTCCTGGAGCCGGCGCGCCAGACGCTGGCGCACGGCGACGCCGCCGTGGCGGCGGCGCGCCACGTCGAGCGGCCGCTGCGGATCGACTACTGGGGTCACCTGTTCGCGCCGATGCGGACGCTCGCGCCGGTCATCGAGCGCGTCGGGGGCGCGGTGACAGTGGAGACCGGGCCCGGGCGCGACCTGCCGGGCGTGCTGGACGCGTTGGATCGGAGCGCCACGGATGTCGGCTTCGGGCGTGTGCACGGGGTCGGCGGCGGGGTCGGCAGCGGGGGCGGCGGAACTCGGGACGCGGCGTACACGCATCGCTTGGTACGCCTGGAGCCGGTAGACGTGGTGATCAGTGAAGATCATCGGCTCGCCGGCCAGTCGGAGGTACGGCCTGCGGAGCTGCGCGACAGCGTTCTGTGGTGTCCCGCGGCGCTGAACCGGCTGGACTTCTTTCAGCGCTTCGCAGAGCACTTCGACATCACTGCCGAGTCCGGCACGGCGAATCTCGGCATCGACCGCTTCCTGGAGCAGGTGGCGGCCGATCCGGTGCGCTTCGCGCTGATCCCGGCAGATCTGGAGCTGCCGGAACGTACCCGCGTCCGGTCACTCCCCCTCGTCGAGCCCACGCCGCTCTATGCGTGGTCGCTGGTCTGGCGGGCAGCGGATCCGCATCCGGGCATCGAGCCCCTCCTGCGAGCCTTCGCCGACGTCGCAGGCCGAAGCCGATGGCTGGAGTACCAACCGGGTCGCGACTGGCTGCCCGCCGGCGACGTATCAGAGGTCTGGCATCCCGCAGAGCGCAAGTAG